The genomic region tgtcagtgtccaaaaatATGTAAAAGTAGATTGATCTATTTTGCTATTAATGTAAATAGCTCTATACCTACAATAATCACAGACTGACATGACTCAAGGTTGGATGAgaaaattattaatttattaattctcTTTCCGAGTTATTGtaaggaacttgctggcatttacaTGATTACAATTGCAAAAGCAAATCAGCGATACAATATGGGACCCCAAAATGCCAACACGTCGTAATCCCGAAATATGAACTCGAAAAGGGACATTGGATAATGTCTAACAGATTGATTCGCTAAACACTGGATTTTGGCTGGGTGGACAAAATCTGGTGTAAACGGGCTAATCTAGAAATGAATAGTAATGCACATATTTACTCAATCTAATTTCGGTCGGAATTCGTCAGCTTGATCGAATTTTTCCAATCGGCCGAATGCATTTAGAGTCTGCTCTACAATCAGTGCTTTTTCTTTATCTAAATCTTATACAAAGTAAAGGATTTGGAATATGTACAATGCACCGATTTTCAACAAAATCAGGACCAAATGCATCCAGCAGGATAAATATGTGCCAATTATCTTTCACTTGTTTTTTGCAAATAACAGATAATTTGAAGTACTATTTCCATGCACTGGAGTGTTCCCAGGCAAGCAGAGGTAGAGTAGGATTGCACAGGGACCTAGGTAAGACTCTCCGATTggagccccctcctacagccctgGGCTCTGGTTTGTGAATGGGGGTGACTGAGTGTAATCTGCACATAtattcaaagcaccataactgttacagtgcactgtGGTGACAGGAGTGCCCTCCCCACCATTATCATTGTTTAGAACAATTAAGTGTCCTGGTGCCCCAAACCTATTTTCGTAGTTAAACTGTATAGTAGTTAAACTGTTCTCTAAGTGTTTTTCcagccatgcagggtttagattACAGGCTGTAAGTGACCAGCTGACACACTTAGCCAATGAGCTTGCTTGCCCTGTGCCGTATGGCTTCACTCAGGAGCGCTAACAGAAGTTCCATCTcaagagcttctggctctccatCAAAATTCATGGAAGGTGGGACTGTTGCCCAGTGGTCCCCGCATATTTTAACTACTTATTATGGGAGTGTCAAGTCCCTCTTGGAACCATAATCCGTACAATGTAAGAcaatggttattgtgcttggagtgttcctttaaggagcatgtagcattttttttgaatttgacaattttttatttattttcttttgccaaAAGTAAACGTATATGCAGACACAGTAGTTACGGGGATACAGAAGAAAAAAGGGGAATGGGGAATCCATATATACATATCACAACACCACGATAATAGGTACATAACATGTCGCTTTACATGTAGCATTTTAAGATATCTGGGTATATTCTATAGTTAATCATTTATGAAGTCTGTCTCTGAGGTAAATAgacaaatatatctatatatatctatataatatattcctccaaagaAATCTCTGACAATGTTTTCATACTGATTGCAGGTTGTGAGATCATAATCTGACTTCTTAACCATGGAAATATTAAACACAAGTAACTTCcacccggaatattttattctgaAGGGAATTCCTGGCTTGGAGAGTTCTCACTTCATCCTCTCTATCCCGTTCTGCTCCATGTACATACTGGCTCTTCTTGGAAACTCCATCTTGATAACAGTGATTAAGACCAATGAAAGTCTCCATCAGCCCATGTACATTTTAATAGTCATATTGGCCCTCACTGACATCCTTTTGTGCTCTTCCACCGTGCCAAAGACTCTCAGCATATTCTGGTTTAACTTCCATGAAATCTCTTTCAATGGTTGTGTTGTTCAGATATTTTTCATCCACTTCCTGTTTGGGTTAGAGTCAGCCATTTTACTTATCATGGCCTATGATCGATACATTGCTATCTGCTACCCTTTATCATACACAACTAAAATGACAAACACATTCATTCAAGTATCAACAGTTATGGCTCTTACCAGGAGTTTTTGCATAATTACACCACTAGTTTTCCTTCTAATACGATTACCTTACCATCAGAGCAACATCATCGAACATTCTTACTGCGAACATATGGCGATGGCAAGACTGGCTACTGCAGATATATTGGTTAATATTGTCTATGGTCTTACTATAGCATTTTTCTCATCGTTTATAGATTTGTCCCTTATAGGAATATCATATTATGTCATAGCTAGAGCTGTTCTTAGACTCCCTTTGACAGAAGCTCGTTTTAAAGCTTTTAATACTTGTATGTCCCACATCTGTGTTATATTCATGTTCTATCTACCagcttttttctcttttatcgTACACAGGGTCGGACATAAACTGATCTCTCTACAGGTCCACATTCTGTTAGCCAACCTGTATGTCCTTGTACCTCCCATGATGAACCCAATTATCTATGGTGTAAAAACCAAGGAAATTAGACAGATGGTGTTTCAGAAGCTTATCAAGAATATATTTCCAAATAGACACCACTGATTAAAATGTAATTGTTAATGTtgcaaaatatatcaaaatgtataGAAATATTTGCACCATACTTAGGAAACTTAAATATGATTTTGTgatcatataaaatatatatataaaatatactttattgATTAAAAAGGTTTTTCaaagtctaatatatatatataaaataaaatgaatttagtgtgttaacacacggtgtattataagttatttatacattttattggtTATTGTGTCATTGGGCAAATTTTCTATACTTCTCCTTACAATAAAGGTAAATATAATGCAACaacatttaacttttttatattaaattctaTTGCACTAACACTAGTCACATATTTTGCGGATAATGTTCTCAGGGTGCGGAGTGGTGTTGGCTTCACCCCATCATAGCATGTTACAAAGTAAACTCTGAAGAGACAGTCTGTAAGGCTTCAACTGTTAAAACATAGTGGGCCCCTACTCCAGCATTGCTTAGACATCAGGTCCTGTGATAATCCAGATAGAACAACTGCGGTGAACCATATAGAATGTCGGAGGTGATCGAGATAGAACAGCTGAGGTGATCCAGATAGAATGTCGGAGGTGATCCAGGTAGAATGCGTGAGGTGACCCAGATAGAACGGCAGAGGTGATCTAGGTAGAACGGCTGAGGTGATCCAAATAGATTGCCTGAGGTGATCCAGATAAAACATGTGAGGTGATCCAGATAGAATGGCTGAGGTGATCCAGATAGAATGGCTGAGGTGATCCAAATAGAATGGCTGAGGTGATCCAGATAAAACATGTGAGGTGATCCAGATAGAACGGCTGAGGTGATCCAGATAGAATGGCTGAGGTGATCCAGATAGAATGGCTGAGGTGATCCAGATAGAATGTCTGAGGTGATCCAGATAGAATGGCTGAGGTGATCCAGATAGAACAGCTAAGGTTATCAAGATAGAAGTGAAAGGCTAAGGCTGTTCTGGACTCCCCTTGATTCTTGATCCTCCGGTCACCAAATCAATATTGACCGGAGTATCATTGTTAGCAATAAGACACAGACACCACAAATGTGCTTAACAAGATTCTCAATGAGTATATTTTAAAGGCTAGCATTTACACACAGTTTGTCACGCAAGCGGCTAGATTTATTGCTTCCTTATAGTTAATATTACATACTTGTGTGGCAGTAGaagataagcatttgaataaagATAGAACATGAACATCCTGAGGTCAAACGAGGTctgtcacgagcgtgggctataggcccagccgagacagcagggagagtgtggaagtgacagggttaatgacaccagacccctagTTACCTGTTgatagtcccagcaaccactcaattaacccctacaatcccttctacactaaccccctagtacacactttactgccaccgcCAAGACTTTAAACctgggcgtcttaggttaccccaaacacaggagaattatagaatcacagttctacttttactgatcaaacacatataattaaccctttttggtaacgtgtttacctgagctttcctctggagagtgaagctcatagagaacagagacacaagctgattaagtaaacatttaatctgacaaaaaagattcacagtgctgagtacaaaatacagaaataaatgacatacagataacaaattgcaaaacagtacataaaataaaattggagaaaacacaagaaatgccTTACATgtatttaccccatatagaattcttgtgggagacTTGGTATGTGGGAGATGGTATAGGTCTTCTAGAAGTTGCtgaccaaagaaaaaaatgaataaatctctggatagcccagcaccctcattatatacctaaactagttgtttctcagtgggcagacccctgggggggggggggatcagaggGGGTTTGGTCTGGCAGTTCATTGCCCACTCTAtgcaattccttgtgtccagctctggtgatggctatctagatgttttatggtctaggcctggtgcaagatcaaagaccacaataaatgtaaaatgtcaaaaaaagcaactcttaacatatattaacactagtgatgtcgcaaacataaaattttcggttcgcgaacggcgaacgcgaacttccgcaaatgacttagacttcaatgggcaggcgaattttaaaacccacagggactctttctggccacaatagtgatggaaaagttgtttcaaggggactaacacctggactgtggcatgccggagggggatcaatagcaaaactcccatggaaaattacatagttgatgcagagtctggttttaatcaataaagggcataaatcacttaacattcctaaattgtttggaataaccttctttaaaacatcaggtatgatgttgtatcgatcaggtagtgtaagggatacgcacgcttcacagtgacagaccaaactccccgtttaacgcaccgcaaacagcagtgcaacagtccatttgcacaaccgcaaactccccatttgcacaaggttggataccaagctagccatgttccgttccttgtcctcactgatgtcattgaaggtctcttcctgcacccagccacgtacaacaccaaggatccccgaaaggtgacaacaagccccctgggacgcctgctgtgtttggtcttccacctcctcaaagccaccttcctcatctgactcctcttcttcagactcctctctctacaTTGCCTTTCTCTGCGTTATtctaaggtgtgttaagtagtactattcctatcagtttaatccctgttacgtctcctatcaggggacgtgtatataaggcatcgattttaggaagcgggagatggaaaaagatgcttggtcggtcctcctacttcaaatttggggcactgtgcatgccatctaatgtgccaccagataggagtggtgtgttaagtagtactattcctatcagtttaatccctgttacgtcccctatcaggggacgtgtatataaggcatcgattgtaggaagcgggagatggaaaaacttGCTTGGTCGGTccacctacttcaaatttggggcactgcgcgtgcattcCTAAGCAATCATGTGGTCTACAAGAAACAGAAACTCAGCAGGAAAAGAGACACTTAATACTTTTGCagacatatatatagaaaatggaTGTTTAAGACAAAATGGAACTTGGGCTTATAGCAAATATATTATtgcaaatagctgacatgttaaccaattttaaacagactaaCCAGCCGGTTATCTGTATCATAAGCCCTTGGTAAATATGGGCAAAGTATATTATTCCCAACAGTTGTTTCCTCCTTCGTCCACGGAAGTGAGATCATATTGTCAAAGTGGGAATAATACCTATCCCCCGTCCAAGGACTGGGGTCTAGGATTACCAGTCCACCCGATGATCTGGGgccaggcaaaaaacccagtggcaaaaactcacatttgaggaaaaagcacatctggggaaaaCCTGAGTGAGGGCTGCGATCGTGTTAGACATGTCATCCCCTCACAGTTGACACCACTTGTGACTTATAATACCCGCACCTGTGAGTACGTAGCTCGGGTATCGGGAGGAATTGGGAAACACTTCTTACATATTAATTCATGAGATAAATTATTATCTAGCTTGAAATTCTGACAATAATCATAACCAGGACCTTGCGTCCTATATCTTTTAACCATTTCCCTCTTACAAAAGTCCAGTCAAAACCAGTCATATCCTCACGCAGTTCCTTAAaacatgggaatccatccttggcacactcaacatatatcaaaaacacacatagtacatccaaCTCTGGGtcagctaacacttcctctctctccggctaactctacaaaaataaaaataaaaatagttaaatagttcagcatagttcagaaaaatagaataagtctttcacagagtataaagaaatcagtttagacaccagacattttgttccctgttCTACTTCAAACtgaatctagagtcttgtctcttattgggggaattgctatatcactacaagggattgctatgatcatcatactcccttggataatcactagttcttctaagagctgttcctgctacgctctctgaaggaagagaggtttacccactggaacctggagccttgtcgtaggtccagggtgggtaggagacggcgacccatggggtctgcagtacttatggtgtctggagaagtgcttggagccctcggtaagcactaggagcatccgtcatcagaggtacccaaccggggtacaggaagctccgtgaCAGGAGTTAATTGAATTTAGTGATGTGTTTGACCTCACAAATGTTTATCTTTATGGGTATCATTCATCAGATAGCTGTTAGTCTTCAAAGGGATTTTCTCAGACTTTAGCAGACTGTCAGTCTCCTCTTAAAGTATGAATCAGACCATAAAGTATGATTTTGACGCATCTGGACTTTGTTTCAACTTTCTCTTACAATGCATTTCTTGTAAGGATCCATTAAATTAATTATGTAGGTAATATCTCTggtaatcctgtgtctggttttcttagtTACTGTCTGATTGTGTGAAACTGTGTCTATTAGCAAAATGTGACACATGATTTATACATGTCTTTTACATACATTCAGCTAATATTAGTTTAATAACGAATGTTCTTCATTGGGTGGGATTCTATTCATGAATATTCAGTATTATTAGCATAagtactatttatatatgattaaatATAATTATAGTTAGTATACATGGATAtatattgtggcggaaccaacctcaccactgtgcactggagaagcctggttgctagcctcctgccctgcgactatggccctggggtggggtgtactgctgattgtgttctgtgggtgggttgctggactaaccagggcactgaccgataggaggtcagataccctgttagtctggatggtaaaggggagaaatgtggcggaaccaacctcgcctcctgccctgcgactatggccctgggatgtattaaccctttaagaactgtatttgggcataatggatttgtataatgctgttactggccctttaattactatggagcagtgttgcaacttttaaactggcacttcggatgcagtcgaagtgtcgaagtcgtcgaagtcgtcgaagtggccgccattcgacaaacgaacacgtggcggcgattttagcttattcgaacgcggtcagcggtgtgtgcagccaaatctatggaaccttcttcgacaccgtggctggagactaagtcccgttcgaagattcaaacgctcatacaatgggacttagtcattttctcggagtaaaatagactgaccgcacagcccaaatccatggaactgttttgggcatgaaattgtgcttgcggtcggtcaaaagtgacttatatctatctcccgaacggctgaacagaTTTGAATGAttcttgggtatgtttgtatttggaatgtgctgattaataatatgtaactattaatattggatgtatggttttagagttatgaaagatggctaaaaagtatgtttaaactgtacgtataattgtgttacctctcaggctaaggggagggaatctgtgggatgtaaccattgtgtgattgggtaatgtataattgtatgtgggtgtctcccttgcatgggagaattgcacaaaagcagagtgtgtgccattaaacctcagttctacttcaccctcaatttgaagtgccgtctcttattgggggaatctgctacaagggattgctatgcttgtcatactcccttgctaaatcactgttaagctcttgtaagagcttgttccggttttgctctctggaggagtctacggtggttataatgtctgtggcggaacccaccttgccactgggcattggagaggcctggctgcccgcttCCTACCTGcttactatggcccctggtaaccctatgtttaggggtacatccagaaacccagggaatttgtgtctggaataatgggattatgtgtcacactacgaggaggagatgtgtgggaggtaactggtacattattggctgtggtactaattgttgtggatccctcccttgcatgggagaatgtcttaaaaggaggttgtgtgaataaatctgctgttcctgttttaaccctcaaagtgaagtgtcgtc from Pelobates fuscus isolate aPelFus1 chromosome 1, aPelFus1.pri, whole genome shotgun sequence harbors:
- the LOC134586216 gene encoding olfactory receptor 52B2-like, which translates into the protein MEILNTSNFHPEYFILKGIPGLESSHFILSIPFCSMYILALLGNSILITVIKTNESLHQPMYILIVILALTDILLCSSTVPKTLSIFWFNFHEISFNGCVVQIFFIHFLFGLESAILLIMAYDRYIAICYPLSYTTKMTNTFIQVSTVMALTRSFCIITPLVFLLIRLPYHQSNIIEHSYCEHMAMARLATADILVNIVYGLTIAFFSSFIDLSLIGISYYVIARAVLRLPLTEARFKAFNTCMSHICVIFMFYLPAFFSFIVHRVGHKLISLQVHILLANLYVLVPPMMNPIIYGVKTKEIRQMVFQKLIKNIFPNRHH